From the Bacteroidia bacterium genome, the window ATGCAAGATGTAGAGCAGGTTTACCATTGTGCTGCTTCTGTTTCTTTCAACACCAAAGACAAAGAAATTATTTTTAAAACCAACGAGCAAGGAACTGCCAACATGGTGAATGCCGCCTTGGAAAAAGGAATTAGAAAACTATGTTACGTAAGCTCTGTGGCTACCTTAGGAAAAACACTTCATAAGGAGTTGATTACAGAAGAAACTTTTTCGGATATTTTGGTGGACAATTCCAATTACGC encodes:
- a CDS encoding NAD-dependent epimerase/dehydratase family protein — translated: MILVTGGTGLVGSRLLFDLVKSGETVKALKRNESNLSSVKKIFFQNGDRDENIFKKITWVHGNISDYFSVTDAMQDVEQVYHCAASVSFNTKDKEIIFKTNEQGTANMVNAALEKGIRKLCYVSSVATLGKTLHKELITEETFSDILVDNSNYA